Part of the Deltaproteobacteria bacterium genome is shown below.
GAGATTGGGCTGACCCTGCAGCCGTATAATCCCTTTATGAATAATGCCTCTCAACTAGTAGAGGTGTATCACTGCATTGAAGATTCAAAAAAGATAATAGATAGACTTATTTCAAACGGCTTAAAAAAAGAGGACTTAAAAAGACCAAAAAAATTCGGCAAAGGGGTCGGTATTGTTGAGGCGCCAAGGGGCATGCTGGTTCATGAATATACCATTGATAAAAACGGCATTATAACTGATGCAAACTGTATTATCCCAACTGCCCAGAATCTAAAGATAATGGAAGATGATGTAAGGAATTATGTGCCCACTATTTTAGGCAAAACAAAAGAAGAGATAACAAGAGATATTGAGACGCTAGTCAGGGCTTATGACCCCTGTATCTCATGTTCAACACATATTATGGATGTGAGGTTTGATGAATAAGGGAGGTGAAAGATATTGCCAAAAATCCTTTTAATTGATGATGATGTAGATACTGTGGAGGCAATGAAGATAGTCCTTGAGGCAAAGGGTTATAATGTTATTACAGCATATGAGGGTGAAAGCGGTTATAACAAGGCAGAACCAGAAAGACCTGATTTGATAATCCTTGATGTGATGATGAAAACAAAGGATCAGGGGTTTCAGATAAGTTATAAACTTAAGGCAAATCCTGATTTATCATCCATTCCAATCCTTATGCTCACATCTGTTGGAAAGGAGACAGGTTTCAGATTTTCCCCTGAAACAGATGAGGAATATCTTCCTGTAGATGATTTCGTTGAAAAGCCGATAAGACCAGTAGAACTTATAAATAAGGTTGAAGAACTTCTTAAGAAACCCAGATGAGTAGTTATTTTCGGAGCAAAAACAGGTGATACCTATTAACACAGGGATATCATTGAGACATGAGGAACTTTTAGAGAGACTTGGCTGGCTTATAAATCTAAGATGGCTTACAATCGTCTTTATTATACTTGCCTACCTTACTGCAACAACCATATTCAATCTTAAGATAGAAATAATTCCACTGTCCATTATAATAGCATCTATAACTGTATATAACACAGCATTTTACCTTTATATAAGAAGAGAGAGAAAAAGGACTTTGGATATGGCAGGTAGGATTGCCTTTATGCAAAGTATCCTTGATATCATTTTCTTAACAGCATTTATCCATTGGACATCCGGCATAGAAAATCCCTTTATCTTCTATTTTATCTTTCATACCATAATAACCAGCGCCCTTTTGCCAAAAAGACTTGGGTTTATTCAGGCATTCATTATAT
Proteins encoded:
- a CDS encoding response regulator, giving the protein MPKILLIDDDVDTVEAMKIVLEAKGYNVITAYEGESGYNKAEPERPDLIILDVMMKTKDQGFQISYKLKANPDLSSIPILMLTSVGKETGFRFSPETDEEYLPVDDFVEKPIRPVELINKVEELLKKPR